One Onthophagus taurus isolate NC chromosome 11, IU_Otau_3.0, whole genome shotgun sequence genomic window carries:
- the LOC111421743 gene encoding odorant receptor 30a-like, whose amino-acid sequence MLPKNDILQIGLTMWSLLGESIHKTPKWLIFYRIFNGIILGEVVLYTTLNLLHVEGVKFVDTIANISSAIHVFLKYFFFMYHKKNVCYLINQLENFWDPPKSDLKLRKWTRKLYKVIRMAQKCFVLIVGVLIILYYLKPIFNHSSFPFDGYPITSSLFSEIFALFSLYHFFPIGLFCIMGYDCLYVSFCIHLIIQFRILNHRMKSIGVNKHQIIKDEIKMCVDYQNFLLKIFRIINETYSAMFMCQYFMTLGSACSQLYLLKISTNGVDSMKAILTLAVIFAQFAIYALPAEQIVTEVYNLAFALYSSSWQEIPLNHQKDVIFMIMKSQNQAYISIGGLFDMNIKTFVSVFRKGFSFYCLLDNLINK is encoded by the exons aTGTTACCGAAAAACGATATTTTACAAATTGGCTTAACCATGTGGAGTTTATTGGGAGAAAGTATTCATAAAACACCTaaatggttaattttttatcgtaTCTTTAACGGAATAATTCTCGGCGAAGTAGTTTTATACACAACTTTAAATCTGTTGCACGTTGAAGGAGTTAAATTTGTTGACACGATTGCTAATATATCCAGTGCAATCCAT gtttttttgaaatatttcttttttatgtatCACAAAAAGAACgtttgttatttaataaaccAACTAGAAAATTTTTGGGATCCGCCTAAATCTGATTTAAAATTGAGAAAATGGACTAGGAAATTGTATAAAGTTATTCGAAtggcacaaaaatgttttgttctCATCGTTGGGGTTcttataattttgtattatttaaaacctATTTTTAATCATTCTAGTTTTCCTTTCGATGGGTATCCAATTACTTCTTCGTTATTTTCTGAGATTTTcgcattattttctttgtatcatttttttccTATCGGATTATTTTGCATAATGGGTTATGATTGTCTTTATGTGTCATTTTGTATTCATTTAATAATCCAATTTCGTATTTTAAATCATAGAATGAAATCAATTGGGGTGAATaaacatcaaataataaaagatgaaattaaaatgtgtgTTGATtaccaaaattttttattaaa aATTTTTAGGATAATAAACGAAACTTATTCAGCAATGTTTATGTGCCAATACTTCATGACTTTGGGATCGGCTTGCAGCCaattatatcttttaaaaattagtacaaACGGAGTTGATTCGATGAAAGCCATTTTAACATTAGCAGTGATTTTTGCGCAATTTGCAATTTATGCTTTACCGGCTGAACAAATTGTAACGGAAGTTTACAATTTAGCTTTTGCTTTATATTCGTCGTCGTGGCAAGAAATTCCATTAAACCATCAAAAAGATgttatatttatgataatgaaaaGTCAAAATCAAGCATATATAAGTATCGGGGGATTATTTGATatgaatataaaaacatttgtTTCT gtttTTAGAAaaggattttctttttattgtttgttagataacttaattaacaaatga